In one window of Photobacterium leiognathi DNA:
- a CDS encoding multidrug efflux RND transporter permease subunit, with protein MRFTDIFIRRPVLAISISLLIALLGFQAIFKMQVRQYPEMTNTVVTVSTAYYGASADLMQGFITQPLEQAIAQADNIDYITAQSTLGMSTITVQMKLNTNPNAALADVLAKVNSVRSQLPTETQDPTITLSTGGDTGVLYLGFTSKSLNSSQITDYIERVVKPQLFTVNGVSKVDMYGGVPYALRVWLDPQKMAAFNLSASDVIQVLKANNYQSAVGQVNNDFVLYNGSADTQSNSPETLEKLVVTSKDGQVTRLGDIAKVTLSKSSDSYRASANGQEAVVAAIQAAPSANPINIAADVIKLLPTIERNMPSTIKMTVMYDSTIAINDSIHEVIKTILEAAVIVLVVIALFIGSLRSVLIPIITIPLSLVGVALVMQLFGFSWNLMTLLAMVLAIGLVVDDAIVVLENVERHMKMGESPFRAAIIGTREIAIPVISMTIALGAVYAPIALMGGLTGSLFKEFALTLAGAVFISGIIALTLSPMMCAHFLKENAAPNKFEQAVHRFLDRLTLRYEKMLGGIMNMRPVVIVFAVCAFASLPFLFKFIPSELAPAEDNGVVVFQGNAPSNANLDFIEDSMNQVNKVLTEQKSVEYAQVFSGIPAANQAFGLATLKPWSERTESQAEVANDVAKKIKDIPQMSVAAFQMPSLPGAGGGFPVQFVITTPNNFKSLFQVASEMLTKVKDNPMFVYSDLNLRYDSADMKIKINKDKAGAYGVTMQSIGNTLSTMLAGGDINRVDILGRSYKVIPQVERKNRFNPNDLNNYYVKTNTGDLIPLGSLVTIKVTSTPPTLPSFNQQNAATISGVLAPGTSIGDAVSWLNTEAAKVLPKGYSYNYLGESRQYVTEGNALYATFGLALAVIFLVLAIQFESLRDPLVILVSVPLAICGALIALAWGATTLNIYSQIGLITLIGLITKHGILICEVAKEEQLFHGKNRLEAVMEAAKIRLRPILMTTCAMIAGLIPLLYASGAGAASRFSIGIVIVAGLSIGTLFTLFVLPVIYTFLASEHKPLPVFVEDDDATDSHF; from the coding sequence ATGCGCTTTACTGATATTTTTATCAGACGCCCCGTCCTCGCAATTTCGATCAGCTTACTGATCGCATTGCTTGGCTTTCAGGCGATATTCAAAATGCAGGTTCGACAGTATCCAGAAATGACCAACACCGTAGTAACGGTTAGTACCGCATACTATGGTGCCAGTGCAGATCTGATGCAGGGCTTTATTACTCAGCCCTTAGAACAGGCCATTGCTCAAGCCGATAATATTGACTACATCACCGCACAAAGTACGCTGGGGATGTCGACAATCACAGTACAAATGAAACTGAATACCAACCCGAACGCAGCCTTGGCTGACGTTTTGGCGAAGGTAAACTCGGTTCGTTCGCAGTTACCAACAGAAACCCAAGACCCAACCATCACCCTATCAACTGGTGGTGATACGGGTGTGCTTTACTTAGGTTTCACCAGTAAAAGCTTGAACTCTAGTCAGATCACTGACTACATCGAGCGTGTGGTTAAGCCACAACTATTTACGGTTAACGGCGTATCGAAAGTTGATATGTACGGTGGTGTACCTTACGCGCTACGTGTTTGGTTAGATCCACAGAAAATGGCTGCATTTAACCTATCAGCAAGCGATGTTATTCAAGTCCTAAAGGCGAATAACTACCAATCTGCGGTAGGTCAGGTGAACAATGACTTTGTCCTCTACAACGGTAGTGCAGATACCCAGTCAAACAGCCCTGAAACACTAGAAAAGCTGGTTGTAACCAGTAAAGATGGTCAAGTAACCCGTCTTGGCGACATCGCGAAAGTAACGCTATCGAAAAGTAGTGACAGCTACCGCGCATCAGCAAACGGCCAAGAAGCTGTGGTAGCCGCGATTCAAGCAGCACCAAGTGCCAACCCAATTAACATCGCTGCCGATGTTATTAAACTACTACCAACCATTGAGCGTAACATGCCAAGCACCATCAAGATGACGGTGATGTACGACTCAACGATTGCGATCAACGACTCTATTCATGAGGTAATTAAAACTATCCTTGAAGCAGCGGTGATTGTATTGGTGGTGATCGCGCTATTTATCGGCTCACTACGTTCAGTACTGATCCCTATCATCACTATTCCATTATCACTTGTTGGTGTGGCATTGGTGATGCAGCTATTTGGCTTCTCGTGGAACTTGATGACACTACTGGCAATGGTACTTGCCATCGGTCTGGTAGTAGATGACGCCATCGTGGTACTTGAAAACGTTGAGCGTCATATGAAGATGGGAGAAAGCCCTTTCCGTGCTGCCATTATTGGTACACGTGAAATCGCGATTCCAGTTATCTCCATGACTATCGCGCTAGGTGCGGTATACGCGCCAATCGCATTAATGGGTGGCTTAACAGGCTCACTCTTTAAAGAGTTTGCATTAACGCTAGCGGGTGCCGTATTTATCTCAGGGATCATCGCACTGACATTATCACCGATGATGTGTGCTCACTTCCTAAAAGAAAATGCTGCGCCAAATAAATTCGAACAAGCCGTACACCGCTTCTTAGATCGTCTAACGCTACGTTACGAGAAGATGCTAGGCGGCATCATGAACATGCGCCCTGTGGTGATCGTGTTTGCGGTATGTGCATTCGCAAGTTTGCCATTCTTGTTCAAATTTATTCCAAGTGAGCTTGCGCCTGCGGAAGATAACGGCGTAGTCGTGTTCCAAGGTAATGCGCCATCAAACGCAAACTTGGACTTCATTGAAGACAGCATGAACCAAGTCAACAAGGTACTAACAGAGCAAAAGAGCGTGGAATACGCGCAGGTATTCTCAGGTATTCCTGCTGCCAACCAAGCGTTTGGTCTAGCTACCTTGAAGCCTTGGAGTGAGCGTACTGAAAGCCAAGCAGAAGTGGCTAATGACGTAGCGAAGAAAATCAAAGACATTCCTCAAATGTCGGTTGCTGCGTTCCAAATGCCAAGCTTACCAGGTGCTGGCGGTGGCTTCCCTGTTCAGTTCGTGATCACCACTCCGAACAACTTTAAGAGCTTGTTCCAAGTGGCATCTGAGATGCTAACGAAAGTGAAAGATAACCCGATGTTCGTTTACTCGGATCTGAACTTGAGATACGACTCAGCTGACATGAAGATCAAGATCAACAAAGACAAAGCAGGCGCTTACGGTGTGACGATGCAATCTATCGGTAACACACTAAGTACCATGCTAGCAGGCGGTGACATTAACCGCGTTGATATCTTAGGTCGTTCATACAAGGTGATCCCACAAGTTGAACGTAAGAACCGTTTCAATCCAAACGATTTAAACAACTACTACGTGAAAACAAATACAGGCGATCTGATCCCACTCGGTAGCTTAGTAACCATCAAGGTGACATCAACACCACCAACGTTACCAAGCTTTAACCAACAAAACGCAGCAACCATCAGTGGCGTATTAGCCCCTGGTACATCAATTGGTGATGCGGTGAGCTGGTTAAATACAGAAGCGGCGAAAGTACTGCCTAAAGGTTATAGCTACAACTACCTTGGCGAGAGCCGTCAGTACGTAACAGAAGGTAACGCACTATACGCAACCTTCGGTTTAGCATTGGCTGTTATCTTCCTAGTGCTGGCTATTCAGTTTGAATCGCTACGTGATCCACTGGTTATTCTAGTATCGGTTCCTCTTGCTATTTGTGGTGCGTTGATCGCACTGGCATGGGGTGCGACGACCTTGAATATCTACTCGCAGATCGGCCTTATCACCCTGATTGGCTTGATCACTAAACACGGTATTTTGATCTGTGAGGTAGCAAAAGAAGAACAGCTATTCCACGGTAAGAATCGCTTAGAAGCGGTCATGGAAGCTGCGAAGATCCGTCTTCGTCCAATCCTAATGACCACATGTGCGATGATTGCAGGTCTGATCCCACTACTTTACGCATCAGGCGCAGGTGCTGCCTCTCGCTTTAGTATTGGTATTGTTATCGTTGCTGGTCTTTCAATTGGTACGCTATTTACCTTGTTTGTTCTGCCAGTTATCTATACATTCCTAGCAAGCGAACACAAACCGCTACCTGTTTTCGTTGAAGATGACGATGCGACAGATAGCCATTTCTAA
- a CDS encoding efflux RND transporter periplasmic adaptor subunit: MRKIAKLAMVVSMALWVSACDQKAADTSAQQAAKSIPVSTIAITSHPQEIRVELPGRSKAYLEAEVRPQVSGIITDRGFTEGSDVKKGQSLYSIDSASYNAAYLSAKAELAKAQATLDSAKALAIRSKKLVERGAISKQTYDDNQAAYKVAIASLEVAKANVNKAKIDLDYTKVKAPISGRIGQSSVTPGALVNAGQSQVLATIQQLDPINIDIAQSSAQLLRLKAALKQGQLQASQNADVELILEDGTVYQHHGVLQFAEVNVDPNTGSVTLRAEFPNPEGILLPGMYVRAVLNTGTDPKAIMVPQKAVTRNSKGQATVMVVNAENKVESRIVTTAQVIDNQWRITEGLKDGDQVIVDGLQKVRPGALVQPTLTNNSQPQK, from the coding sequence ATGCGGAAAATCGCAAAACTAGCCATGGTTGTCAGTATGGCACTATGGGTATCAGCTTGTGATCAAAAAGCAGCAGATACATCTGCTCAACAAGCAGCAAAAAGTATTCCTGTTAGTACCATTGCTATCACATCTCACCCACAAGAAATCCGCGTGGAACTACCTGGTCGAAGTAAAGCTTACCTAGAAGCAGAAGTTCGCCCTCAGGTTTCAGGCATTATTACCGATCGTGGCTTTACTGAAGGTAGTGACGTTAAAAAAGGCCAGTCCCTTTATAGTATTGACTCCGCCAGCTACAACGCTGCTTACTTAAGCGCAAAAGCGGAACTAGCTAAAGCACAAGCAACGCTTGATTCAGCAAAAGCATTGGCGATCCGTAGTAAAAAACTAGTGGAACGCGGTGCGATCAGCAAGCAAACCTACGATGATAACCAAGCAGCTTACAAGGTCGCAATTGCAAGCCTTGAAGTGGCTAAAGCGAACGTCAATAAAGCCAAGATTGATCTCGATTATACCAAAGTTAAAGCACCAATTTCAGGTCGTATTGGTCAATCATCTGTCACGCCTGGTGCATTGGTTAATGCCGGTCAATCACAAGTGTTGGCAACCATTCAACAACTTGACCCTATCAACATTGATATTGCCCAATCAAGTGCGCAACTTCTACGTTTGAAAGCAGCATTAAAACAAGGCCAGCTTCAAGCAAGCCAAAATGCTGATGTTGAACTTATCTTAGAAGACGGCACCGTTTATCAACACCACGGTGTACTGCAGTTTGCGGAAGTGAATGTCGATCCAAACACTGGCTCTGTCACACTACGAGCAGAATTTCCAAACCCAGAAGGGATCTTACTGCCGGGTATGTATGTACGCGCAGTGCTAAACACAGGTACCGATCCTAAAGCCATCATGGTGCCGCAAAAAGCGGTAACACGTAACAGTAAAGGCCAAGCAACTGTCATGGTAGTAAATGCTGAGAACAAAGTAGAGTCTCGCATTGTTACGACAGCACAGGTGATTGATAACCAATGGCGTATTACTGAAGGCTTAAAAGATGGCGATCAAGTCATTGTCGATGGCCTACAAAAAGTACGCCCGGGCGCTTTAGTTCAGCCGACATTAACCAACAACTCGCAACCTCAAAAGTAG
- a CDS encoding efflux RND transporter periplasmic adaptor subunit, with product MKKWIVVLLLVLLLFGSVIGFNLFKEKKIAEYMANMPEPNYPVTSITTKGENWYPAIQAIGFIEPVQGVTLTSEASGVISKIAFESGQRVKAGQELVSINSNVEESSLQSTKAKLPAVEATYKRYQDLYRKGSVSKSSLDEAKANYRALVSQIKSLEESIQRRDIVAPFDGEVGLRNVYLGQYIQPGTQIVRLEDTRTMRFRFTVPQTDISKIQIGQTVDINVDAYQDIDFKGQITAIEPAVNAQTGLVQVQADIPNSGGKLRSGMFARARVILPTISNQIIVPQTAITYTLYGDTVYVLKEVDGKLRAIQTVVTTGQNHGNKVRILSGIKTGEQIVTTGQIRLSNKSLVHVVENDALKAPAVTPLL from the coding sequence ATGAAAAAGTGGATAGTAGTGTTACTTCTTGTCCTCCTGTTATTCGGGAGTGTCATTGGTTTCAACTTATTCAAAGAGAAGAAAATTGCTGAATACATGGCGAATATGCCAGAGCCAAACTACCCAGTAACCTCGATTACGACGAAGGGCGAGAACTGGTACCCTGCGATCCAAGCCATTGGTTTCATCGAGCCAGTTCAAGGTGTGACGCTAACATCTGAAGCATCAGGTGTGATCAGCAAAATCGCTTTTGAATCAGGTCAGCGTGTTAAAGCAGGTCAAGAGTTGGTATCGATCAACTCCAATGTAGAAGAATCAAGTCTACAAAGTACCAAAGCTAAACTGCCAGCGGTTGAAGCAACATACAAACGTTACCAAGATCTTTACCGTAAAGGTTCAGTATCTAAGTCTAGCCTTGATGAAGCAAAAGCAAACTACCGTGCCCTTGTATCGCAAATTAAATCGTTAGAAGAGTCAATTCAACGTCGTGATATCGTGGCGCCGTTTGATGGTGAAGTAGGTCTACGTAACGTTTATCTTGGTCAATACATTCAACCAGGCACACAGATCGTACGTCTAGAAGATACTCGTACTATGCGTTTCCGTTTCACCGTACCGCAAACCGACATTTCTAAGATCCAAATCGGTCAAACGGTAGATATCAATGTGGACGCTTACCAAGACATCGACTTCAAAGGTCAAATCACGGCAATCGAGCCTGCGGTTAACGCGCAAACGGGTTTAGTACAAGTACAAGCCGACATCCCTAACAGTGGCGGTAAGCTACGTAGTGGTATGTTTGCTCGTGCACGAGTGATCCTACCAACCATTAGCAATCAAATTATCGTGCCACAAACGGCGATCACCTACACCCTATACGGTGACACGGTTTACGTACTAAAAGAAGTTGATGGCAAATTACGTGCTATTCAAACAGTGGTGACCACAGGTCAAAACCACGGTAACAAAGTGCGCATTCTTTCAGGCATTAAAACTGGCGAGCAAATCGTTACCACAGGTCAAATTCGTCTAAGTAACAAATCGCTAGTGCATGTTGTTGAAAATGATGCACTTAAAGCTCCAGCAGTAACACCACTGCTGTAA
- a CDS encoding TetR/AcrR family transcriptional regulator, with protein MNDRSFISHPNIIATMNEKKQRILAAAEKLLAELGFHGLSMQMVAKEANVAAGTIYRYFNDKEDLLNQLHDHILSYIAAQISHNIVDSMPIKQRYRTMWLNLWHMTINGDAPLVIRGQFQSLPCQNKQDRIRLSQKLFSPVATMFNDGKACGLFKDLDNEVLSVLSLETSCSLARRQIHRGLEISDDEIEAVINASWDAITLH; from the coding sequence ATGAACGATCGTTCATTCATTTCACACCCAAATATAATTGCCACTATGAATGAGAAAAAACAACGTATATTGGCAGCAGCAGAAAAGCTTCTCGCAGAATTAGGCTTTCATGGTCTTTCAATGCAAATGGTTGCTAAGGAAGCCAATGTCGCAGCAGGTACAATTTACCGTTACTTCAATGATAAAGAAGACCTACTCAACCAATTACATGATCACATTTTAAGTTATATCGCAGCACAGATAAGTCACAACATTGTCGATAGTATGCCGATCAAGCAGCGCTACCGCACTATGTGGCTTAACTTGTGGCACATGACAATCAATGGTGATGCCCCGTTAGTCATTCGGGGACAGTTCCAAAGCCTGCCATGCCAAAACAAACAAGATCGAATACGTTTAAGTCAAAAACTCTTTTCCCCCGTTGCAACTATGTTCAATGACGGAAAAGCATGTGGCTTATTTAAGGATCTCGATAACGAGGTACTGAGTGTATTGAGTCTTGAAACGAGTTGTAGTTTAGCTCGTCGGCAAATTCACCGTGGGCTAGAGATCAGTGATGACGAAATTGAAGCCGTTATCAATGCCTCTTGGGACGCTATCACTCTGCATTAA
- the ubiK gene encoding ubiquinone biosynthesis accessory factor UbiK, whose protein sequence is MFDPKKLEQVAKQIQDAMPQPVKDLGNDVEQKVRQVIQSQLGKLDVVNREEFEVQTQVLLRTRQKLNELEHKMAELEAKLSAEDKIDNA, encoded by the coding sequence ATGTTTGATCCAAAAAAGCTTGAGCAAGTAGCTAAGCAAATTCAAGACGCGATGCCACAGCCAGTTAAAGATCTAGGTAACGACGTTGAGCAAAAAGTACGTCAGGTGATCCAATCACAGTTGGGTAAACTAGATGTTGTTAACCGTGAAGAGTTTGAAGTACAAACTCAAGTGCTACTACGCACACGTCAAAAGCTAAACGAGCTAGAGCACAAAATGGCAGAGCTTGAAGCGAAACTGTCTGCTGAAGACAAAATCGACAACGCATAA